One genomic window of Geodermatophilus sp. DSM 44513 includes the following:
- a CDS encoding DUF2516 family protein, whose amino-acid sequence MALFDGLLLTGLHYGVLALALWAFVDALIRPATAYVAASKLSKPAWAAITGLAAVFAYLSGPLGLFWLVAAVASIVYLVDVRPAVRGLSRGGNNW is encoded by the coding sequence ATGGCGCTCTTCGACGGTCTGCTCCTCACCGGGCTCCACTACGGCGTGCTGGCCCTGGCGCTGTGGGCCTTCGTCGACGCGCTGATCCGCCCGGCCACCGCCTACGTGGCGGCCAGCAAGCTCAGCAAGCCCGCGTGGGCGGCGATCACCGGGCTGGCCGCGGTCTTCGCCTACCTGTCCGGCCCCCTGGGTCTGTTCTGGCTGGTCGCGGCCGTGGCCTCGATCGTCTACCTGGTCGACGTCCGGCCCGCCGTCCGCGGGCTCAGCCGGGGCGGCAACAACTGGTGA
- a CDS encoding PspC domain-containing protein, with amino-acid sequence MTSPARMPLRRDSHHKVVAGVCAGLARRYGLSRRGLRLAFVVSCILPGPQFVAYLVLWVVIPSDRRG; translated from the coding sequence ATGACGTCACCCGCCCGGATGCCCCTGCGCCGCGACTCGCACCACAAGGTGGTGGCGGGCGTCTGCGCCGGGCTGGCCCGGCGCTACGGCCTGTCGCGGCGCGGACTGCGGCTGGCCTTCGTGGTGTCCTGCATCCTGCCCGGCCCGCAGTTCGTCGCCTACCTGGTGCTATGGGTGGTCATCCCCAGCGACCGGAGGGGCTGA